GGCGGGGCCGCCGTATCCGTCGATGTATCCCGCCTCGTGGGCGTCGATTCCGTGCGCTAGGCGGATATACCGTTCAGCGGTCTGCATGCTGCACAGCGTATCGCCTGCCTGCCAAAAAGAGCGTGTGCGTGAAGGCTTGGTGGGCAGGGCTGCCACCCTTTCAGGCGAAATTCGTCTCAGAGAGTGGCCGTTTCATCGGTGGCTGTCGCCCTGCCCACCAAGCTGTCTGTATCGGCCTGGAGCGCCCTGACATCCTGCATGATCTGCTCACGCAGGGCCGCAGAGTGCTGTGCTGCCTGGGTGCGTGTGCGCCTGTGGGTAGTGTGCAGCGCTTCGGCCTCGGCATGCAGAGTCAGAACCTGGGCAGCATTGGCGTGCAGCCGCGACAGCAGGGCAAACAGCACGCGGCGCTGCTCGGCTCGCCTGCGTCCCGGTTCCAGCGCCGCCGCCTGAAGGGTGCCCTCGGCCTGAAGCCGCAGCGCCCGTGCATGTCTGCCAGCCCGGTCCGCTTCCAGCAGGGTGCGCGGAAAGGTTTCGGGCGTCGCCTGCACGAGCGCGTCCACGGCTCCGGCGTAGCTGGCCTGCGCCTGCACCGCGTCCTGCAAGGTCTTCCACACGCTGCCCGATTGCCAGCTCGGCCACAGCAGCGACACGCCCAGCGCCGTCAGGCCGCCCAGCAGCGTGGCGACGATCCGCAGTAGGCCCACCTGTTCCTCGGCCAGCCCCGACGCTGCCACCGAACACACCACATACACGGTAATGGCCGCCGAAAACACCGCGTAATTGGTCAGAAACAGTGCGTAGACCAGAAACGCCGCGCCCAGCGACAGCCCGCTCAGCACTGCCGCCGACGGATGAACCAGCAGCACCAGCAGCGTGGCGAGCAGCACCCCGCCCAGCGTGCCGGTCAGCCGCGCCAGCCCGCGTGTCAGAGTGGCCGCGTAGTCCTGCCGCAGCAGCACTGCCACCGTCAGCGGCAGCCAGTAGCCGTGCTGGATGTTCAGCAGGCGGTACAGCAGGGTGGACAGGCCCAGCGCCAGCCCGTAGCGCAGCGCGTGCCGTAGCACCAGCGGGCCGAGCGGCAGCCGCAACACACGGCTCCACCACCCCTGCCGAGTCTGAGGCTGCTCGGTCGGGGCCGCAGGATTCTGGGCGGGTATCGGCTGCTCGGGGCGGGCGCGCGCGGGCGCGTTCAGGGTGGCATAGACGAGTTCGGCCCAGTGGCGGTACCTCTGAGACGGCAGAGAAGTCGTCGAGCCGGGCAGGACGTCCAGCGCCGCCCGCAGCGCTTCCAGATCGGCAGGTGCGTTGTGTCCGTGCCGGATGTCGTCCATGCTCTGCCGCAGGGTGCGGGCCAGCGCGTCGGCGTAGGTCTGGGCCTGCACGCGCTCGGGTTCACCCACCTGACGAAATTCGGCGTCTGCCACTGCCAGTCCGGTGATGGCTCCGCGCAGCGCCTCGGCCCGGTGCAGGCGCTGGCGCAGCTCGGCGTGTTCGGTGCGCCAGCGGTAGGTGTTCGCTTCATCCAGCAGCGCCCACGCCGTCTGAAGAGGCAGTGCGTCGGGCAGCAGATGATCGGGGCTGGTCGGCAGCTGCTCGGTGAAGCGGGCCAGCGAGCGGTAAACGCTGGCGACCACCCGGCGTTCCGGCCAGCGCGGAGCCAGCGGCCACACGGCGGCCAGCAGCAGCGTTTGCAGCAGTCCGCCCAGCAGCACCAGCGCCCCCGAAGGCAGCGCCTGAGACAGCGGCAGGTGCAGCCCGGTCAGCACGATCAGCACCGTCACGGCCTGAAGGCTGATCGTGGTGGCGGCTGGCCCCGACGCGCCATAGATCGCCAGCAGCACGCCCGCCACCAGTACGGCCAGAGCGCCCAGCCAGCTGTTCTGGCCCACCAGCACGCCCAGCACCGTCACGGCGGCGGTCACGGTGGTGGTGGTCAGCATCAGGCGCAGCCGGGCGCGGGTCACGCCGCTGTACGACGCCAGCCCGGTATTCAGCGCTCCGGTGGCGGCCAGCACGCCCCACGAGGGGTGGCCCAGCAGCACCGCGATCAGCAGCGGCAACGCCAGGCCCAGGGTGCAGCGCAGCGCCTCCACCGGACGCCACTGGCTGCGGTCGAATCGGAAGGCATTCTGCACGAGCAGGCGTCGGCGCACGCCTTCATTCTGGGGCAGCAGGCGGGGCATCCGTGCCTATACTCGCCTCATGTTCCTGTACCCTGCCGAGCCGTTTTCCCAGCGCGTGCCCGACGAAGCCTATGCCCAGGAACACGCCCTCGCTGAGCAGATGGAGCAGCCCGCAGCCCTGATCGACATCGAGGCGCTGTTAGACGGGCAGCTTTCGCGGGCGCTGCGCTGGGTGCCGCCCTCGCCAGACTCACACTCAGCCATCTACCGGGGCTGGATGCTGCGTCCCGAGGTCTACGAGGCGCTGTACGTGGCGCTTCAGCAGCGCAACTGGCACCTGTTGAACACCCCGGCTCAGTATCGGCATACCCACCACTTGCCCGACTCGTTTCCCGCGATTGCCGACCATTCACCGCGTACCGTCTGGCTGCCCGCCAGCAGCCCTGCCGAATTGGACTGGAACGCCGTTCAGAGCGCACTGAGCAGCTTCGGCCCTGGTGGGGTCATCGTCAAGGATTACGTCAAATCGCGCAAGCACGAGTGGCACGAGGCGTGTTTCATCCCCGATGCCGCCGATTCGGCCCACGCCACGCAGGTGATTCAGACCTTTCTGACGCGCCAGGGCAACGAATTTCAGGGCGGGCTGGTGCTGCGGGCGTTCGAGGAGTTTGCCGCTCTCACCGAGCATTCCAGAAGCGGCATGCCGCTGACCCGCGAATACCGTCTGTTCTTTCTGGACGGCACCATCATCAGCGCCGATGCGTACTGGGAGGAGGGCGAGTATCCGGCAGAAGCGCTGCCGCTTGCCTCGTTCTGGGCCACCGGGAAGCGCGTTCACAGCCGCTTTTTCACGATGGACGTGGCACAGCGACAAGACGGCGTGTGGCGCGTCGTGGAACTCGGAGATGGGCAGGTGGCCGGGCTGCCGGAGCGCATGGACAGGAGCAGGCTGTACGCGGCACTTTCTTCAGTTCTTCCTAAGCCTGCTCATGGTTGAAGGCGGGAAGGCCCGCTAGCATCTCCTCATGACGCTGTTCGATCCGCCCGCGCCCCTTGCCGAAAGGCTGCGCCCGCGCACCATCGCG
Above is a window of Deinococcus ruber DNA encoding:
- a CDS encoding ATP-grasp domain-containing protein; this translates as MFLYPAEPFSQRVPDEAYAQEHALAEQMEQPAALIDIEALLDGQLSRALRWVPPSPDSHSAIYRGWMLRPEVYEALYVALQQRNWHLLNTPAQYRHTHHLPDSFPAIADHSPRTVWLPASSPAELDWNAVQSALSSFGPGGVIVKDYVKSRKHEWHEACFIPDAADSAHATQVIQTFLTRQGNEFQGGLVLRAFEEFAALTEHSRSGMPLTREYRLFFLDGTIISADAYWEEGEYPAEALPLASFWATGKRVHSRFFTMDVAQRQDGVWRVVELGDGQVAGLPERMDRSRLYAALSSVLPKPAHG
- a CDS encoding FUSC family protein, which codes for MRRRLLVQNAFRFDRSQWRPVEALRCTLGLALPLLIAVLLGHPSWGVLAATGALNTGLASYSGVTRARLRLMLTTTTVTAAVTVLGVLVGQNSWLGALAVLVAGVLLAIYGASGPAATTISLQAVTVLIVLTGLHLPLSQALPSGALVLLGGLLQTLLLAAVWPLAPRWPERRVVASVYRSLARFTEQLPTSPDHLLPDALPLQTAWALLDEANTYRWRTEHAELRQRLHRAEALRGAITGLAVADAEFRQVGEPERVQAQTYADALARTLRQSMDDIRHGHNAPADLEALRAALDVLPGSTTSLPSQRYRHWAELVYATLNAPARARPEQPIPAQNPAAPTEQPQTRQGWWSRVLRLPLGPLVLRHALRYGLALGLSTLLYRLLNIQHGYWLPLTVAVLLRQDYAATLTRGLARLTGTLGGVLLATLLVLLVHPSAAVLSGLSLGAAFLVYALFLTNYAVFSAAITVYVVCSVAASGLAEEQVGLLRIVATLLGGLTALGVSLLWPSWQSGSVWKTLQDAVQAQASYAGAVDALVQATPETFPRTLLEADRAGRHARALRLQAEGTLQAAALEPGRRRAEQRRVLFALLSRLHANAAQVLTLHAEAEALHTTHRRTRTQAAQHSAALREQIMQDVRALQADTDSLVGRATATDETATL